The Marinomonas profundi DNA segment TTGCCAAACGTTACTATCATCAAAAACGCCATGACCACCGAAGTGATCGGCGATGGGCAAAAAGTCATCGGCCTAAAATACACAGATCGTCTAACCGACGAATCGCACCTTGTTGACGTTGCGGGGATCTTCGTACAAATCGGCTTGGTACCAAACAGCGAGTTCTTAAAAGACACGTTGGAATTGACTAACAGAGGCGAAATCGTCATCAACGCCCACGGCGAGACCTCTATTCCCGGCGTGTTTGCCGCGGGTGACGTCACCACAACGCCGTACAAACAGATCATCATCTCCATGGGAGGTGGCGCAACCGCGGCCCTTGGTGCCTTTGATTACTTGATTCGTCACTAAACACCAGTCTTCAGCAACACCCGAACCGACCAACGCCCCTTGCTCCACGCGCAAGCGCGAAAAGTCGCTTCAGGGTGTGGTTGGTTCGTCTTAACGAAACAAACAACTAGAGTCATCTAAACCGCCCTCTTGCCTAGCGAGATGGCGGTTTTTTTATCTCGAAACTCTGTTGGCAAGTCAGAAACAAACACCACGCCTCGCTCCACGCGCAAGCGCGAAAAGTCGCTCAGCGTGGTGCTTGTTTCTACTCGATTACAGTTAAGCCAACTTATGAATCACTAAACCGTTCCCTTTCCAATAAATCGATAACAATTACTTCTAACTCCTGAACTCCGGGATGGTTTTCAGCGGCACTTAGCCAATAAGTTTTGAGCTCGCTAGAAAGCTCCAAGCTGAATTTCTTCCATCTACCCCCCCACGTAAAAAACAACTATACAAATTTGTACCATTTATGGTACAAATAAATTCATGAAAAGCATAAAACACAAGAAAGTGTCTGTTCACTTTTTCCGAACTGCGTCGGGAGGTGAGCCTGTCAGGGAATGGTTATTGTCTCTTACAAAAGAGGATAGAAGTGCCATAGGACAGGATATCAAAACAGCAGAATACGGTTGGCCTGTCGGTATGCCCATATGTCGTTCTATGGGTGATGGGCTGTGGGAAGTGCGAACCAATTTGGAAGGTGGGCGTATTGCAAGGGTATTATTTTTCTTTAGAAACAACGAATTGATTTTACTGAATGGCTTTATGAAGAAAGCCCAAAAGACACCCAAGTCTGAATTAGATTTAGCTAAAAAACGAAAACGTGAGGCTGAAAAATGACTAACAAACACATCGGCTCTTCCTTTGATGATTTCCTCGAAGAGGAAGGCACATTGGCTGAAACCAATGCCGTTGCCATAAAGCGAGTGGTTGCTTGGCAGATTCAGCAAAAGATTGAACACGAGCATTTATCTAAAACAAAAATGGCGCAACTGATGAAAACAAGTCGCTCTGGATTGGATAGACTGCTTGATCCAAGTAATACGTCCATCACGCTTCATACCTTGGATAATGCCGCGAAAGCGTTAGGTAAAAAGCTAAAATTGGAACTTATTTAAAAATCAGGCACAAAAGAACCGCCGTTATCGGTGATGGTTATTCAGGCATCGAAGCGGTGATTAACTTAGCAAGTATCACAGAACACATGACCGTTTTTGAATTTTCTGACGTCTTACGTGCCGACGCGATGTTTTGGTGAAAAAGGCCAACTCCTTGCCCACGGCGAGACCTCTATTCCCGGCGTGTTTGCCGCGGGTGACGTCACCACAACGCCATACAAACAGATCATCATCTCCATGGGTGGTGGCGCAACCGCGGCACTAGGTGCCTTTGATTACTTGATTCGTAACTAAGCACCAGTCTTCAGCAACACCCGAACCGACCAACGCCCCTTGCTCCACGTGCAAGCGCGAAAAGTCGCTTCTGGGTGCGGTTGGTTCGTAACTAAGCAAACAAATAGAGTCACATAAACCGCCCTCTGGCTTAGCGAGATGGCGGTTTTTTTTATGTTCTTGGTGCGCTGTGGCAGGTTGAATGTAGGCAATAATTAAAGAGTGGTTATCATTACAAAAAATTCGTTGTTGGGTCTAGGCTATAAATGAAGTATATTTTTCTCTTACTAAACAACCTTGTTATGAAGAATTTTATGTCTCAATTCATATTGGATGCAGAGTCTACCTACAAACCACTATCAAGCGAACCTCAACTGATCCAGTCACTCTACGCTGCGCTGACCAAAAAAGAAGGCTTTCATATTTTTCTTAATCAGATAGCAAGCGCTATCAACGCATGTGCAGCAGAGTTAGTCGTCGTCAAAAAAGCCCCCTTACAAATTAGCCATATCTGGTACTCTGGCCTCTCTGCAGAATTCATGGAGTGGTATATTAGCAATAATATGATTGAGAATGACTTGGTTTCCAATAACGCAATACATTGTCAACCAGGCTTATTTCAAACAGCCTTGTCCTTGATTGAACAAGTAAAGCACTTACCTGATTATGGCCGCTGGCAACAAGATCAAAATATGATTGATAGCGCTTGGTTAGTCATAGACAACACCAAAACGCATACAACATTCGTCGCAATACAAAGAACCGTAG contains these protein-coding regions:
- a CDS encoding helix-turn-helix domain-containing protein, yielding MTNKHIGSSFDDFLEEEGTLAETNAVAIKRVVAWQIQQKIEHEHLSKTKMAQLMKTSRSGLDRLLDPSNTSITLHTLDNAAKALGKKLKLELI
- a CDS encoding type II toxin-antitoxin system RelE/ParE family toxin, with translation MSLTKEDRSAIGQDIKTAEYGWPVGMPICRSMGDGLWEVRTNLEGGRIARVLFFFRNNELILLNGFMKKAQKTPKSELDLAKKRKREAEK